The following coding sequences lie in one Arachis stenosperma cultivar V10309 chromosome 5, arast.V10309.gnm1.PFL2, whole genome shotgun sequence genomic window:
- the LOC130979469 gene encoding uncharacterized protein LOC130979469 — MPDPLVDLEQALHLKREKLTAEEANFLVSYRYKALNEFATAFAGGAATWAATWKLWKPFRVYLSAGAGAFSGMWMFWRSWYSSIDQILSMDGSILQKELANILLTKYPTDTYPLLKPIMSKHFYVERIFDDSTPNTAKLRWRYRNFYSDNAVHGHRAHDNDSIAKTEGDSPNGSHNDSRGDSKTVNGSKSPNLEARRIFAKAVLDTMTELDPLDSLFDDGSPQEEIHHPNSPDKPSGTHNRSHRRSRRRRRMRNHEDLSKMD, encoded by the exons ATGCCGGACCCCTTAGTAGATCTCGAACAGGCTCTTCACCTCAAAAGG GAAAAATTGACAGCTGAGGAGGCAAATTTTCTTGTATCATATAGATACAAAGCTCTGAATGAATTTGCTACTGCATTTGCTGGGGGTGCTGCTACCTGGGCAG CAACTTGGAAGCTCTGGAAACCATTTCGAGTCTACCTTTCAGCAG GAGCAGGAGCTTTCTCAGGGATGTGGATGTTTTGGAGATCCTGGTATTCTTCTATAGATCAGATTCTTTCCATGGATGGCAGTATATTACAGAAGGAGTTAGCAAATAT ATTGCTAACAAAGTACCCGACTGATACTTATCCACTTCTAAAGCCAATTATGTCAAAGCACTTCTATGTAGAGAGGATTTTTGATGATTCAACCCCCAATACAGCCAAGTTAAGATGGCGATACCGGAATTTCTATAGTGATAATGCAGTCCATGGTCACAGGGCACACGATAATGATTCTATTGCTAAAACCGAAGGCGACTCTCCCAATGGTTCACATAATGATTCACGAGGAGATTCCAAAACTGTCAATGGCAGCAAAAGTCCAAATCTTGAGGCAAGACGTATTTTT GCAAAAGCTGTTCTTGATACCATGACAGAGCTAGACCCTCTTGATAGTCTTTTTGATGATGGTTCGCCCCAGGAGGAGATTCACCATCCCAACTCCCCCGACAAACCATCAGGAACACATAATCGAAGCCACAGAAGATCTCGCCGTAGGCGTCGTATGCGTAATCATGAAGACCTTTCAAAGATGGATTGA
- the LOC130983060 gene encoding protein OBERON 1-like isoform X2, whose amino-acid sequence MNENGKAENGSFNNRPVAPEESGEGSPYAPENWPQKGDNWGWRTGRRITPAGYFQDRYLYLPERLNNHSGSARKQHIFASKLAVERYLKANFPEADLAAFFSSFTWRIPAVPYPSTNGNMLPIAAVPLKQIPAEQSDSDTEAVRCKAGNKKCASLILEEVEKYSPAMSCDICCSEPGFCRDCCCILCSKIVSSAYGGYSFIKCQVKNDEGVCGHVAHMECALRARLAGTVGRSIGLDAEYHCRRCDVRTDLISYVNKLLQTCDTIDSDDEIRRKILNLGACILRGSQKADAKELLRHIELAISKLKCGTNREDTWMPDDSLTAYSTGLSDHDGDVMEATVHGSPSNVRTGEESYDCLSQSLKFEAEVDQVLYALKKSQEFEYKLAEEKLQSHKTYLQNLYQQLDLEKSEYEGKNSSNSYLLSHAIRKRKEQIGEEVAKFEVLKKIANGFGKTSKDILKEHFDVEITD is encoded by the exons CAGAAAGGGGACAACTGGGGATGGAGGACCGGGAGGAGGATCACGCCCGCCGGATACTTTCAGGATCGCTACCTGTACTTGCCGGAACGTCTCAACAACCATTCAGGATCCGCCCGCAAGCAGCACATCTTCGCCAGCAAGCTTGCCGTTGAGCGATACCTCAAAGCTAATTTCCCCGAAGCTGATCTCGCTGCCTTCTTCTCTTCCTTCACCTGGAGAATCCCTGCCGTTCCTTATCCTTCAACAAACG GCAATATGTTGCCTATAGCTGCTGTGCCTCTTAAGCAGATCCCAGCTGAACAGTCAGATTCTGATACTGAAGCTGTTAGATGTAAGGCTGGGAATAAGAAGTGTGCTAGCCTAATATTGGAAGAAGTAGAAAAATATTCGCCGGCCATGTCGTGCGATATTTGCTGTTCTGAACCTGGTTTTTGCCGTGATTGTTGCTGCATTCTTTGTAGCAAAATCGTTAGTTCGGCTTATGGTGGATATAGTTTCATCAAGTGCCAAGTAAAGAACGACGAGGGTGTCTGTGGTCATGTTGCTCACATGGAATGTGCTCTTCGAGCACGCTTGGCTGGCACTGTTGGAAGAAGTATTGGGTTAGATGCAGAGTACCATTGCCGAAGGTGTGACGTGAGGACTGATCTAATTTCTTATGTTAATAAGCTTCTCCAAACGTGTGACACTATTGATTCGGATGATGAAATTCGGAGAAAGATTTTGAATCTTGGTGCTTGTATCTTGCGTGGTTCACAAAAGGCCGATGCAAAAGAGTTGCTAAGACATATTGAATTAGCCATCTCAAAG CTCAAGTGTGGGACTAATCGTGAAGATACGTGGATGCCTGATGACTCTCTTACTGCTTATTCTACCG GCTTATCAGATCATGACGGTGATGTAATGGAAGCTACCGTTCATGGAAGCCCATCAAATGTTAGAACAGGGGAGGAATCCTATGATTGTCTATCTCAGTCTTTAAAATTTGAGGCGGAAGTTGATCAAGTACTCTATGCTCTCAAAAAGTCTCAAGAGTTTGAGTACAAATTAGCAGAAGAGAAACTCCAATCACACAAGACTTATTTGCAAAATTTATATCAGCAATTAGACCTCGAAAAGTCTGAATACGAAGGTAAGAATTCATCTAATTCGTATCTCTTGTCCCATGCTATCAGAAAAAGAAAGGAGCaaattggagaggaagtggctAAATTTGAAGTTCTGAAGAAGATAGCCAATGGTTTTGGTAAGACATCcaaagatattttaaaggaaCACTTTGATGTAGAAATTACAGATTAA
- the LOC130982250 gene encoding uncharacterized protein LOC130982250 gives MTRKRSISIQYEIMNTNPLSEAELLLALTPSDSKKLRRLPHVFSKVLQLPLSSDADVSVEEWPHCFRFVADAPAGIATVEASTFHLHPGITKLVVRDSQTDFTELSFDEFDLHLDVWRFRLPESTCPEMATAILLDGQLIVTVPKHQRGVDDNRAMVDAGTFVLVN, from the coding sequence ATGACAAGGAAACGCAGCATCAGCATCCAATACGAAATCATGAACACGAACCCTCTCTCGGAGGCAGAGTTGCTCCTCGCTCTCACTCCCTCCGATTCCAAGAAGCTCAGGAGGCTCCCTCACGTGTTCAGCAAGGTGCTCCAGCTCCCACTCAGCTCCGATGCTGACGTGTCCGTTGAGGAATGGCCACACTGCTTCCGATTCGTGGCCGACGCACCGGCAGGCATCGCTACTGTTGAAGCTTCCACCTTCCACCTGCACCCTGGGATTACCAAGCTTGTCGTCAGGGATTCTCAAACTGATTTCACGGAATTGTCCTTTGATGAGTTCGACCTCCACCTTGACGTGTGGCGGTTTCGACTACCAGAATCCACGTGTCCGGAGATGGCCACTGCTATCTTGCTTGATGGACAGCTCATCGTTACGGTGCCCAAACATCAACGTGGTGTTGATGACAATAGAGCCATGGTGGATGCTGGAACATTTGTGCTTGTAAACTGA
- the LOC130983060 gene encoding OBERON-like protein isoform X1, translated as MNENGKAENGSFNNRPVAPEESGEGSPYAPENWPQKGDNWGWRTGRRITPAGYFQDRYLYLPERLNNHSGSARKQHIFASKLAVERYLKANFPEADLAAFFSSFTWRIPAVPYPSTNGNMLPIAAVPLKQIPAEQSDSDTEAVRCKAGNKKCASLILEEVEKYSPAMSCDICCSEPGFCRDCCCILCSKIVSSAYGGYSFIKCQVKNDEGVCGHVAHMECALRARLAGTVGRSIGLDAEYHCRRCDVRTDLISYVNKLLQTCDTIDSDDEIRRKILNLGACILRGSQKADAKELLRHIELAISKLHQLKCGTNREDTWMPDDSLTAYSTGLSDHDGDVMEATVHGSPSNVRTGEESYDCLSQSLKFEAEVDQVLYALKKSQEFEYKLAEEKLQSHKTYLQNLYQQLDLEKSEYEGKNSSNSYLLSHAIRKRKEQIGEEVAKFEVLKKIANGFGKTSKDILKEHFDVEITD; from the exons CAGAAAGGGGACAACTGGGGATGGAGGACCGGGAGGAGGATCACGCCCGCCGGATACTTTCAGGATCGCTACCTGTACTTGCCGGAACGTCTCAACAACCATTCAGGATCCGCCCGCAAGCAGCACATCTTCGCCAGCAAGCTTGCCGTTGAGCGATACCTCAAAGCTAATTTCCCCGAAGCTGATCTCGCTGCCTTCTTCTCTTCCTTCACCTGGAGAATCCCTGCCGTTCCTTATCCTTCAACAAACG GCAATATGTTGCCTATAGCTGCTGTGCCTCTTAAGCAGATCCCAGCTGAACAGTCAGATTCTGATACTGAAGCTGTTAGATGTAAGGCTGGGAATAAGAAGTGTGCTAGCCTAATATTGGAAGAAGTAGAAAAATATTCGCCGGCCATGTCGTGCGATATTTGCTGTTCTGAACCTGGTTTTTGCCGTGATTGTTGCTGCATTCTTTGTAGCAAAATCGTTAGTTCGGCTTATGGTGGATATAGTTTCATCAAGTGCCAAGTAAAGAACGACGAGGGTGTCTGTGGTCATGTTGCTCACATGGAATGTGCTCTTCGAGCACGCTTGGCTGGCACTGTTGGAAGAAGTATTGGGTTAGATGCAGAGTACCATTGCCGAAGGTGTGACGTGAGGACTGATCTAATTTCTTATGTTAATAAGCTTCTCCAAACGTGTGACACTATTGATTCGGATGATGAAATTCGGAGAAAGATTTTGAATCTTGGTGCTTGTATCTTGCGTGGTTCACAAAAGGCCGATGCAAAAGAGTTGCTAAGACATATTGAATTAGCCATCTCAAAG TTGCATCAGCTCAAGTGTGGGACTAATCGTGAAGATACGTGGATGCCTGATGACTCTCTTACTGCTTATTCTACCG GCTTATCAGATCATGACGGTGATGTAATGGAAGCTACCGTTCATGGAAGCCCATCAAATGTTAGAACAGGGGAGGAATCCTATGATTGTCTATCTCAGTCTTTAAAATTTGAGGCGGAAGTTGATCAAGTACTCTATGCTCTCAAAAAGTCTCAAGAGTTTGAGTACAAATTAGCAGAAGAGAAACTCCAATCACACAAGACTTATTTGCAAAATTTATATCAGCAATTAGACCTCGAAAAGTCTGAATACGAAGGTAAGAATTCATCTAATTCGTATCTCTTGTCCCATGCTATCAGAAAAAGAAAGGAGCaaattggagaggaagtggctAAATTTGAAGTTCTGAAGAAGATAGCCAATGGTTTTGGTAAGACATCcaaagatattttaaaggaaCACTTTGATGTAGAAATTACAGATTAA